The following coding sequences lie in one Ostrea edulis chromosome 8, xbOstEdul1.1, whole genome shotgun sequence genomic window:
- the LOC125662597 gene encoding uncharacterized protein LOC125662597 isoform X1 translates to MSSSSNYRTKEGLHRHLINTLIDRFLDGSKKDGQNFIAWKTQFKKYCNMPAQDEKGLRSDFSFLERRGLLSVGRYSILNKIFQKIDPRAVSFVNKVSQEMAALPSENRLEARSATLKINTFILPVEKKVEHALWEMIHDTISYIESSPDPVVSTEEAIEIIDSNSAGNRKKPKLKGLMDKTLRLQRELHGEKDHVINCNILKVFFHLYQKLRKMNHLKGLKVGPKGRFTLFAEFSTVLDLKSCLAEGSLKTLKSDISDFYVSAYTDLGIDMKYGNVIVEVKEDKVKDGKPPDIDRGSPDEKKKFDRKIAVDDINEICHITFVLPDQFWVSDSEGTMLLVNQDGEILDTLSTKAHACGKHAITNTGELLFLNHGCVMKYVHGHGAKTLVSDITSGGWWEWSIFCSHQNGDILVGMTDENLDHGRVVRFNKIGHLMQTIEFTGTNRLLYNVPRYITENVNRDVCTSDNKGIVVVDKAGKHRFTHDLKIPHGLCTDSHGHIIACNWTSVIHVLNRDGRLLCIMGVDTRDVISLCIDEENNLYLGSDCSNTISVYRLSTEDTSSM, encoded by the exons AT GTCATCATCGTCCAACTATCGGACCAAGGAGGGCCTCCACCGACATCTAATCAACACCCTCATCGACCGATTCCTAGACGGAAGCAAAAAAGACGGACAAAACTTCATTGCATGGAAAACCCAGTTTAAAAAGTACTGCAACATGCCGGCCCAAGACGAGAAGGGACTGAGGTCAGATTTTAGTTTCCTGGAGAGGCGTGGCCTGTTGTCCGTGGGGCGTTACAGCATCCTGAATAAGATCTTTCAGAAGATTGACCCCAGGGCTGTCAGCTTCGTCAACAAAGTGTCCCAGGAAATGGCGGCTTTACCTTCAGAGAATAGACTAG AGGCAAGGTCTGCAACTCTTAAGATTAACACATTCATTCTTCCGGTGGAAAAAAAGGTAGAACATGCATTATGGGAAATGATCCACGACACCATTTCCTACATAGAGTCTTCTCCGGATCCAGTCGTGTCGACCGAAGAAGCTATAGAAATCATCGACAGTAATTCCGCCGGAAATAGAAAAAAGCCGAAGCTTAAAGGTTTAATGGACAAGACTCTTAGACTACAGAGGGAATTACACGGTGAAAAAGACCACGTGATTAACTGTAACATCCTAAAAGTGTTTTTTCATCTGTACCAAAAGCTGCGGAAAATGAATCACCTGAAGGGTTTGAAAGTCGGACCAAAAGGACGCTTCACATTGTTTGCCGAATTTTCCACTGTTTTAGACCTGAAGAGCTGTCTTGCGGAGGGCAGTCTAAAAACTCTGAAGAGCGACATTTCCGACTTTTATGTATCAGCGTATACAGACCTCGGTATCGACATGAAATACGGAAATGTCATTGTAGAAGTCAAAGAGGACAAGGTTAAAGACGGAAAGCCCCCGGATATCGACAGAGGGT CCCCTGAcgaaaagaaaaagtttgacaGAAAGATAGCTGTTGATGACATAAATGAGATCTGCCACATAACTTTTGTGCTCCCTGATCAGTTTTGGGTGAGTGATTCAGAAGGGACAATGCTTCTTGTGAACCAAGATGGCGAGATTTTAGATACTTTGTCGACCAAAGCTCACGCATGCGGCAAACATGCAATAACAAATACCGGCGAACTTCTTTTTCTCAATCATGGTTGTGTGATGAAATATGTCCATGGACATGGTGCGAAGACGCTTGTGTCGGACATCACTTCCGGTGGATGGTGGGAGTGGTCGATTTTTTGCAGTCATCAAAATGGCGACATCCTCGTCGGAATGACAGATGAAAATTTGGACCATGGGAGAGTTGTCAGATTCAATAAAATTGGACATCTAATGCAGACGATAGAATTTACTGGAACTAATAGACTGTTATACAACGTACCGAGATATATAACGGAGAACGTCAACCGTGACGTCTGCACGTCTGATAACAAAGGAATCGTAGTAGTGGATAAGGCGGGAAAACACAGGTTCACGCACGATCTGAAAATTCCGCATGGACTTTGCACGGACTCTCACGGACATATCATTGCATGCAACTGGACGTCCGTCATTCATGTCCTCAATCGTGATGGCCGCCTGCTTTGCATTATGGGAGTAGATACAAGAGACGTAATTTCACTCTGTATTGACGAGGAAAACAATCTTTATTTAGGTTCAGACTGTTCGAACACCATCAGTGTGTACCGGCTATCAACGGAGGACACGAGCAGTATGTGA
- the LOC125662597 gene encoding uncharacterized protein LOC125662597 isoform X2, with protein MPAQDEKGLRSDFSFLERRGLLSVGRYSILNKIFQKIDPRAVSFVNKVSQEMAALPSENRLEARSATLKINTFILPVEKKVEHALWEMIHDTISYIESSPDPVVSTEEAIEIIDSNSAGNRKKPKLKGLMDKTLRLQRELHGEKDHVINCNILKVFFHLYQKLRKMNHLKGLKVGPKGRFTLFAEFSTVLDLKSCLAEGSLKTLKSDISDFYVSAYTDLGIDMKYGNVIVEVKEDKVKDGKPPDIDRGSPDEKKKFDRKIAVDDINEICHITFVLPDQFWVSDSEGTMLLVNQDGEILDTLSTKAHACGKHAITNTGELLFLNHGCVMKYVHGHGAKTLVSDITSGGWWEWSIFCSHQNGDILVGMTDENLDHGRVVRFNKIGHLMQTIEFTGTNRLLYNVPRYITENVNRDVCTSDNKGIVVVDKAGKHRFTHDLKIPHGLCTDSHGHIIACNWTSVIHVLNRDGRLLCIMGVDTRDVISLCIDEENNLYLGSDCSNTISVYRLSTEDTSSM; from the exons ATGCCGGCCCAAGACGAGAAGGGACTGAGGTCAGATTTTAGTTTCCTGGAGAGGCGTGGCCTGTTGTCCGTGGGGCGTTACAGCATCCTGAATAAGATCTTTCAGAAGATTGACCCCAGGGCTGTCAGCTTCGTCAACAAAGTGTCCCAGGAAATGGCGGCTTTACCTTCAGAGAATAGACTAG AGGCAAGGTCTGCAACTCTTAAGATTAACACATTCATTCTTCCGGTGGAAAAAAAGGTAGAACATGCATTATGGGAAATGATCCACGACACCATTTCCTACATAGAGTCTTCTCCGGATCCAGTCGTGTCGACCGAAGAAGCTATAGAAATCATCGACAGTAATTCCGCCGGAAATAGAAAAAAGCCGAAGCTTAAAGGTTTAATGGACAAGACTCTTAGACTACAGAGGGAATTACACGGTGAAAAAGACCACGTGATTAACTGTAACATCCTAAAAGTGTTTTTTCATCTGTACCAAAAGCTGCGGAAAATGAATCACCTGAAGGGTTTGAAAGTCGGACCAAAAGGACGCTTCACATTGTTTGCCGAATTTTCCACTGTTTTAGACCTGAAGAGCTGTCTTGCGGAGGGCAGTCTAAAAACTCTGAAGAGCGACATTTCCGACTTTTATGTATCAGCGTATACAGACCTCGGTATCGACATGAAATACGGAAATGTCATTGTAGAAGTCAAAGAGGACAAGGTTAAAGACGGAAAGCCCCCGGATATCGACAGAGGGT CCCCTGAcgaaaagaaaaagtttgacaGAAAGATAGCTGTTGATGACATAAATGAGATCTGCCACATAACTTTTGTGCTCCCTGATCAGTTTTGGGTGAGTGATTCAGAAGGGACAATGCTTCTTGTGAACCAAGATGGCGAGATTTTAGATACTTTGTCGACCAAAGCTCACGCATGCGGCAAACATGCAATAACAAATACCGGCGAACTTCTTTTTCTCAATCATGGTTGTGTGATGAAATATGTCCATGGACATGGTGCGAAGACGCTTGTGTCGGACATCACTTCCGGTGGATGGTGGGAGTGGTCGATTTTTTGCAGTCATCAAAATGGCGACATCCTCGTCGGAATGACAGATGAAAATTTGGACCATGGGAGAGTTGTCAGATTCAATAAAATTGGACATCTAATGCAGACGATAGAATTTACTGGAACTAATAGACTGTTATACAACGTACCGAGATATATAACGGAGAACGTCAACCGTGACGTCTGCACGTCTGATAACAAAGGAATCGTAGTAGTGGATAAGGCGGGAAAACACAGGTTCACGCACGATCTGAAAATTCCGCATGGACTTTGCACGGACTCTCACGGACATATCATTGCATGCAACTGGACGTCCGTCATTCATGTCCTCAATCGTGATGGCCGCCTGCTTTGCATTATGGGAGTAGATACAAGAGACGTAATTTCACTCTGTATTGACGAGGAAAACAATCTTTATTTAGGTTCAGACTGTTCGAACACCATCAGTGTGTACCGGCTATCAACGGAGGACACGAGCAGTATGTGA